From Solidesulfovibrio sp.:
TGGTGGTTCGCCAAGCTCAGGCAGGAGATCGCGGCGGCCGGGCTCGCCGACGTCGTCGACCTGCTCGGGTTTCGCCAGGGCGCGGACAAGGTGCGCCTTTTAAAGGCCGCCGGCTGTTTCCTCATGCCCAGCCACTACGAGAGCTTCGGCCAGGTGGCGGTGGAGGCCATGGCCTCGGGCCTGCCGGTGGTGGCCTATGACCTGCCCATCTACCGTGAAGTCTTCCCCACCGGCATGGTGAAGACACCCTTCGAGGACATACGCGCCTTTGCCGGGGCGGTGTTGCGGGTCCTTGCCGATGCGGATTTCCGGGAACCGGCCGTGGCCGCCGCCCGGGAGCGTGCCGCCGCCTTCGACTGGGCGGCCATCGCCGCGCGGGAAATGGGGATCGTCAACAACGCCTGACGGAGAGTGCCGCATTGCCTGGGCCATTGCCGGCCATGTCCGCCGTCGCGGCAGGACTGGCAAAGGCCACGAAAAAAGGGCCCGCGATCATGCGGGCCCTTTTTTCGTGGCTGACGTCGTGGCGGTCAGTTCTGCAACAGCAGCATGTTCGGGGCGACCATGCCGCCTGGGCCGCTCGGTTCCTCGATATTGAAGGTGATGCGCACGGCCGTGCTTTGGCTCGTGGTGTTGCCCGTGCCGAGTTGGCCGTGGCTGTTGTCGCCCACGGCCCAGACGGCTCCGGCCTGGCTGGGCACCAGGGCGGCCGCGCCGCCGGCTGCCGCCTGCACGATGGCCGCCGGCCCGGCCACGGCAACCGGCGTGCGCGAGAAGCCGCCGGCCGTCCCCTGGCCGAGCTGGCCGGCGGTGTTGTCGCCAAAGGCCGCGACCGCGCCGTCCGCCTGGCGCACCAGGCCGAAGGCGTAGCCGGCGGCGATGGTTTCCACCTGGGACAGTCCCGGGGTCAGCACCGGCTGGGTCTGGTCCGCGCCGGCGGTGTCGCCGGTGCCGAGCTGGCCCAGGTTGTTGGCCCCGAAGCCGTAGACCAGGCCGTTGGTTTTCAGGGCCAGGGAAAAACCGTCGCCGACCATTACCTGCTTGACGCCGGTCAGGCCCACCACGGCCGCCCCCTTGGCGGTCAGGGAAGTGGTGTCGCCGGTGCCGAGCTGGCCGTGGCTGTTGTCGCCAAAGCCGTAGGCCTTGCCGTCGGACATGAACAGGAGGGCATGGTCCCGGCCCATGGCCCCGTTCTTGACGTAGGGGGCGGAGGCGGCCGTGACTACCTGGACGGGCTGGCTTCTGGTGGCCGTGTCGCCGGTACCGAGCTGGCCGACGTTGTTTTGGCCCCAGGTCCACAAGCCGCCGTTGGTGCGGGCCATGGAGGAGTCCGAGGCGCCGGCGCTGATGCCGGCGATACCGCTCAGGGTGGTGATCTGCGTCGGCGTGGGGTGCGGCGTGGCGTCGACGGCCGCGCCGATGCCGAGCTGACCGGAGGTGTTGGCGCCGAAGGCCCAGACCGTGCCGTCGGCGAGAAGCACCAGGGAATGGTTGCTGCCGGCGGCGATGTCCGCGGCCGGGCTGTCGGAGGGCAGGCCCGAGACCTTGACCGGCAGGGTATGGGCGGTGGTGTTGCCCGTGCCGAGCTGGCCGTAGGTGTTCTCTCCCATGGCCCAGACCGTGCCGTCGGCGGCCAGCAGCAGGCTGTGGCCGCCGCCCACGGCGATTTTCGTGGCCGCGCCGGCCAGGTTGCCGGCGGTGCCGGTGAAGTCCGCCGCCCCGCCCCAGGTGTTGCCCACGACGGTGCCGCCGTCCACGGACGTGCCGACCGTGACCTGGCTGTCCGTGAACTGGTAGCCGGGTTTGGTCACGTGGAGGGTGGCCGTGGCGCCGGAAGGGATGTTCTTGATGGAGTAGATGCCCCGATAGTTTGTGGTGGTATAATAGATCCCGCCGCCGGACAATGTGGCGGTCACCCGGGCACCGGAAATGGGGTTGGCCAAGGCGTCGACGACCCGGCCGCTGATGATCTCCCCGCTGCCGTAGGGGAAGAGATTGTAGATGGTCTGGTTGATGAGGGTGAAATTGTAGCCGCCATCGACGGTGGGCAGGTTGTACCAGAGATTGTACGAACCGGACCAGCCCATGTTCATGTGGTGGTACAGGGTGGAACTGTCGTAGCCGTAGCCGTCGCAGACGATGGAGTGGCCGGAGCTCAGGTCGCTGTTGAAGATGGCCAAGTTGACGGGCAGGCCGGCGTCCAGGTTGGGATTGAACATCTTCGTCCAGGAGGCGCTCGGCATGGTGGCCGGGTAGCTCCAGCCGCTTCGGGCCGAGGCATAGCCGAACTGGCTCATATAAGAGCTCGTCGAGAACCAGGCCCCGGAACTCGAGGCCGTGTAGCTCATGTTCACCGAGGCCCCGGCGTCGGCCATCAGGGCGCTGATGGCCTGGCGGTTGTTGGTTTCCGTTGCCGTGCCGGGGCTCAGGGACATTCTGGCCCAGCGGTAGGGGCCGCCGGAGCCGTCGCCGCCCCGGATGGTCATCGACTGCGTGACGTTGTCCACTTTGACCGAATAGGTGTTGACCGGGACGCTGGCCACCGGGAACTGGTGGAAGCGCATGAGCTGGGCCATGGCCGTGGCCGTGCAGCCGGTCAGGTAGTTTTTGGGCGTGTAGATGTTGTAGAGCGGGGTGCCGTTGCCGTCGTCGGACTGGCTCCAGGTGCTCACGGTCAGGGGGCTGACGCGGACATCGGAAACGGAACTGACGCCGCTTTTCGCCGTCGGCGCGGTCCCGGCCGCCGCCGTCAGGTCGCTCCATTTCTTTTGGGCCGCCGCCCCTTGCCCGTCGGCTTCGGCGCTTTTCCCGGCCGTGCCGCGCACCAGGGCCAGACGGCCGGCCACGTCCCGGTTGACCAGGGTGTACAGCGGGTTGCCGGCTACGGGGTCGTAAGCCCCGTCCGGGGAGAAGCCGAGGATGGGTTCGATCTCGTCGTCGGCGGGGACAATGACGTAGCCTTGCCCGCTGAGCGCCACGATGTAGTAGGCGGGCTGGCCGGCGTCGTCGTTGTATGTCAGGGGCGTGGCCGTGGGCATGGAAAGGGGGGCGCCCAGAGGCACTGCTTCAAGGTTGCGCCAGCCGGCCACGACCTGGAGGGCTTGTTGCGGTGTCGTCGGACTCGCCCAGGACGAAACGGCCATGAGCAGCACGGCAAGAAGAGATGCCGTCGAGATGTTGCGCAATGATCGCATGGAGGTCTCCTTGCAGGTCTTGAGGGAGAGCTGCCGCAGGGTGGCAATGGCGCGTACGGTATCCGACTCCTTTCTCGTTTCTCTCTATCCGAGCGGGCCGGCGGGGCACAAGAGGCGCGACGCGTCTTGGCGAATTGTAACGCGGCGTCAACCGGCGCCGGGACCTATTCGTCGCGCAGGACGCTCAGGACTTCGATACGGGCGGCCGCCCAGGCCGGATAGGCCCCGGCCACGAGCCCCAGGGCGGCGGAACCGAACAGCGAGCCGCCGATGAGCCAGGCATTGAAGACGGCGGGGAAACCCCCCAGTCTGTAAACAACAACCAACAACAACAAGGCGGCAAGCGTGCCCGCCCCGCCGCCGGCCGCGGACATGGCCCCGGATTCGAGCAGGAACTGCCGCACGATGTCCGACCGCCTGGCCCCCACCGCCCGACGCACGCCGATCTCCAGCCGCCTGGCCCGCACCAGCAGGATCATGATGGAAAGTATCCCCAGCCCGCCGATGCAAAACGACAGCGACGAGCTGATGTAGCCCAGCGTGCGCACCAGGTCCAAGGCCTGCTGCTTGAGGTTCATGGTGTCTTGCGCCGTGAGCACCCGGAAATCGTCGGCCTGGCCCTTTTCGGGCTTGATGTCGTGGCGGCGGCGCAGGATGGCCTGGGCCGCTTCCTTGGCCGCCTCGAAGTCCGTGCCGTCGGCCATCTGCATGTACACGCCGTGGATGTAGTTGCGGTTGGACAGCCGGCGCATGGAGGTCGAAAGCGGCACGAAGACCTGTTCGTCCTGGTTGGCGCCGGTGACGTCGGCGCCTTTTTCCTCCATGACGCCGACCACGCGCAGCCTGGCCCGGAAGACGAGGACGGACTGGCCCACGGCCGCCTCGGGCGAACCGAACAGCCGCGTGGCGATGGTCGGGCCGAGCACGCAGACAAAGGCCTTTTCCTCCTCGTCGTCTTGGTCGAAGAACTGGCCGTATTGGGGCGCACCGCCGCGAATTTTGGGGTAGGCCGGCCAGGTGGCCACCAGTTGGCACATGGTTTTTTTGTCCCCGGCCCGGATGGGCATGGCGAAGGACAGGTAGGGCACGCCGTCGACCACCGAGGGCAGCCCGCGCAGCAGCGCCACGGCGTCGGGGAGCTTGAAGCGGGTGTTGCCGGCGTCCACGCGGAGGTCGCCGCGGCGGAAGCGGATGTTGCCGGTCATGGCCATAAGGAGGTTGGGGCCGAGTTTTTCCGTTTCCTCCACGGCCTTGCGCTCCATGGCCAGGGAGATGTGCAGCACCCCGGTCAGGGCCAGGGCGCCCAGGAACACGCCCAGCATGGCGAGCACGGTGCGCAGCTTGTGGGTGGCCAGGGATTTGAGGGCGATGCGCAGGCTCAGGAACACGGGGACGCCCTCAGCCCCGGGAGCCGTGCCTGGAGGGCGTTTCCACGAAGGGACTGGTGTTCCAGGAAAAAAGCTCGCGGGCCCGGGCCAGGGCGAAGTCTTCCACGTCCTTGTGCCAGGTGCGGAACTGGTCCACGATCTCGTGGCCAAGGGGCGTGAGCCGGAAGCCCTTCTTGGGTCCCGAGCGCTCCACCAGTGGCGCGCCGATGACGGTCTCGGTCTGCTTCATGCGGCCCCAGGCGGCCCGGTAGGACATGCCCATGGCCGAGGCGGCCTTGTTGAGCGAGCCGAGTTCCTCCACCAGCTCCAGCAGCTGGATGCGTCCCAAGCCAAGGAGCATGCCTTCCCCGGTTTCCAGCCACAGGTGCAGGCGTTGGACGGCCTCGATCTGTTGCATCGTTCCCCCTTGGGGCGACATCCTCCCGCCCGTCTTCCTTTCGGCGGAAAAAGTCTTAGCTTTGCCGGGCCGCCATGCCAAGAGGGGAGTTGACCGCCAGGCCGGCCTCCCGTATCGCCAGTCCCCTGTCCCGGACGGGGGCCGGCGGGTGTGCCGGGGGAGGTCACATGCGAGGTCGTGACGCTGGCGCGGCGCGGGTGGCGGGATACGGCGAAATCTGGTCCCTGGCCTGGCCGCAGATTCTCATGATGCTGCTCAATTTTCTGATCGGCATCGTCGACGTCTATGTCGGCGGCCGCATCGATCGGGAAACGCAGGCCGCCATCGGCGTCCTGGCCCAGGCCATGTTTTTTTTCCAGGTGGTGGCCTCGGCCGTGGCCAACGGCGCCGTGGCCGCCGTCAGCCAGTCCGACGGGGCCGGCCGGGAGGCCCGGGCCGACCGCTATGTCTGGCTGTGCCTGCTGCTGGGCGTCGTCGCTTCCGTGCTCATCCTGGCTTTCGGGCTGGCCAGCCGGTCGCTGTTCCTGTCCCTGCTGCAGGTGCCCGAATCCATGCTGCCCAAGGCCCGCTATTTCCTGACGGTGTTTTTGTGGCTTTTGCCCATCCAGTCTTTTTTCGTCATCGCCAACGCGCTGTTTCGGGCCAGGCGGCTGGTCATGGTGCCGCTGTACGCCTGGGGCCTGGCCGCCGTATTGAACGCCCTGGGCGACTTCGGCTTCGGCCTGGGCTCTTTCGGCCTGCCGAACCTCGGCTACGCCGGCGTGGCCTGGAGTACCTTTTTATCGATCACGGCCGGCATGCTTTTTAATTTCGTGGCCTTGGTGCGGGCGGGCATGCTGCGCAAGGCGCTCTTCCCGGCCTGGCGCTGGGTGCGCTGCGCCAGCCGCTATCTGCTCAAGGTGGCCTGGCCGTCGGGGCTCATGCAGATCGTGTGGCACACGGGCTACCTGCTCCTGTTCGCCATCACCGGCTCCCTGCCCGTGGGCAGCGTGGACGCCCTGGCCGGCATGTCGGCCGGCATGCGCGTGGAGTCGATCCTTTTCCTGCCGCCCATGGCCTTCAATTTCACGGCCTCCATCCTGGTCGGCAACCTGCTCGGGGCCGGGCGGCCGGAGGAGGCCAAACGGGTGGGCTACCGCATTTTCACGGCCGGGCTGGTGTCCGTGACGCTGCTGGGCCTGGCCTTGTGGCCGTTTCTGCCCTGGGCGGCTGCCGTCCTTTCCCCGGAGCCGGCCGTGGCCGCCCAGGCCGTGGCTTACCTGCGCTACAACGTGGCGGCCATTCCCTTTACCGTGGGCGGCCTTATTCTTATCGGCGCCATGACCGGGGCCGGAGCCACGTTTTTGACCATGTGCGTGACCGGTGCCTCCATCTGGTTCGTGCGGTTGCCCTTGGCCCTGTATTTGGGGCATAGCCTCCTTGGCCGAGCCGAGGGCGTGTGGATGTCCATGTTCGCTTCCCAGGCCGTGCAAGCCATGGCCACCCTTGGCGTGTACCAGTACGTGAACTGGGCGCGCTACGGCATGGGCGGCGGTAAACCAAGGAAGTGAGATGCGAGACGGTTTCGAGCCCATTTGCCTGTGTCGTCGGGAAGACTACCTGGAACGGCTGGCCCGCTGCCCCCAGAAGGTATCGGACTACAGCTTCGGCAACCTGTGGGGCTGGGCCGAGGAATACGGCCTGTGCTGGCGCTTTGGCGAAAGCCATGTCTGGATCTTGCAGACAAGGCCCGTGGAGGTCTTCTGGGCGCCGGTGGGGCCGTGGCTGGACGTGGATTGGAATGCCTGCCCGTGCCTGTCCCAGGGCCTGGATTTCATCCGCGTGCCCGAGCGGCTGTGCGAGGTCCTGGGCGACGCCATGCCCGAGCGGGTGTCCACCAGCGATTCCCGGGACCATGCCGACTACGTCTACAACGTGCCGGAACTCGTGGAGTTGCGCGGCAACAAGTTCCACAAGAAAAAAAACCTGCTCAGCCAGTTTCTGCGCACCTACGACTACGAATACAAGGCCCTGACCCCGGACTGCGTGGAGGACACCCTGGAACTGCAACGCCAGTGGTTTTCCTGGCGCGATCCCGAGGAGTCCGGGGCGCTTCTGGCCGAGAACCAGGCCATCGTCCGGGTGCTGCAGAACTGGGACCGCATGCCCGGGCTCATGGGCGGGGCCATCCGGGTGGACGGCGAGATGATCGCCTACACCGTGGCCGAGGCGCTGACCCCGGACATGCTGGTCATCCATTTCGAAAAGGGACGCCCGGGATTCAAGGGCGTGTACCAGGCCATCAACCAGATGTTCCTGGCCGACGCGGGCGAGGGCTACGCCCTGGTCAACCGCGAACAGGACCTGGGCGACGAGGGGTTGCGCAAGGCGAAACTGTCCTACAATCCGTCCGGCTTCCTCAAGAAATGCACCGTGCGCGTGGCGCCGCGCCGGTAGGGCGCGGATCGCGGGCGGGCTTGCGCCCGTGCGGTGGCAGCAGGGTGCTTGGGCTTGCTTTTTCAGGAAAAAAGCATCAAACAGAGCTCTTGCGCGAAAATTGCGCCGCGGGCGCCAGGGATGATACGGGAAAGGAGCATGGCTTGAAGGTCCTGGTCGTGGATGATTCCAAGGTCATGCGGGGGATAATCCGCAAGATGCTTGCCCAGGACGGGGCCGAGGTGTTCGAGGCGGCCGACGGCCGCCAGGCGTTGGAGCTGTTGTCGGCCCATGCCGTGGACTGCGTCATTTCCGATTGGAACATGCCGCGCATGAAGGGCATCGACCTGCTGCGCTGCCTGCGCGGCGGGGCGACCCATGCCGACACGCCGTTTAT
This genomic window contains:
- a CDS encoding C10 family peptidase; the protein is MRSLRNISTASLLAVLLMAVSSWASPTTPQQALQVVAGWRNLEAVPLGAPLSMPTATPLTYNDDAGQPAYYIVALSGQGYVIVPADDEIEPILGFSPDGAYDPVAGNPLYTLVNRDVAGRLALVRGTAGKSAEADGQGAAAQKKWSDLTAAAGTAPTAKSGVSSVSDVRVSPLTVSTWSQSDDGNGTPLYNIYTPKNYLTGCTATAMAQLMRFHQFPVASVPVNTYSVKVDNVTQSMTIRGGDGSGGPYRWARMSLSPGTATETNNRQAISALMADAGASVNMSYTASSSGAWFSTSSYMSQFGYASARSGWSYPATMPSASWTKMFNPNLDAGLPVNLAIFNSDLSSGHSIVCDGYGYDSSTLYHHMNMGWSGSYNLWYNLPTVDGGYNFTLINQTIYNLFPYGSGEIISGRVVDALANPISGARVTATLSGGGIYYTTTNYRGIYSIKNIPSGATATLHVTKPGYQFTDSQVTVGTSVDGGTVVGNTWGGAADFTGTAGNLAGAATKIAVGGGHSLLLAADGTVWAMGENTYGQLGTGNTTAHTLPVKVSGLPSDSPAADIAAGSNHSLVLLADGTVWAFGANTSGQLGIGAAVDATPHPTPTQITTLSGIAGISAGASDSSMARTNGGLWTWGQNNVGQLGTGDTATRSQPVQVVTAASAPYVKNGAMGRDHALLFMSDGKAYGFGDNSHGQLGTGDTTSLTAKGAAVVGLTGVKQVMVGDGFSLALKTNGLVYGFGANNLGQLGTGDTAGADQTQPVLTPGLSQVETIAAGYAFGLVRQADGAVAAFGDNTAGQLGQGTAGGFSRTPVAVAGPAAIVQAAAGGAAALVPSQAGAVWAVGDNSHGQLGTGNTTSQSTAVRITFNIEEPSGPGGMVAPNMLLLQN
- a CDS encoding ABC transporter permease; the encoded protein is MFLSLRIALKSLATHKLRTVLAMLGVFLGALALTGVLHISLAMERKAVEETEKLGPNLLMAMTGNIRFRRGDLRVDAGNTRFKLPDAVALLRGLPSVVDGVPYLSFAMPIRAGDKKTMCQLVATWPAYPKIRGGAPQYGQFFDQDDEEEKAFVCVLGPTIATRLFGSPEAAVGQSVLVFRARLRVVGVMEEKGADVTGANQDEQVFVPLSTSMRRLSNRNYIHGVYMQMADGTDFEAAKEAAQAILRRRHDIKPEKGQADDFRVLTAQDTMNLKQQALDLVRTLGYISSSLSFCIGGLGILSIMILLVRARRLEIGVRRAVGARRSDIVRQFLLESGAMSAAGGGAGTLAALLLLVVVYRLGGFPAVFNAWLIGGSLFGSAALGLVAGAYPAWAAARIEVLSVLRDE
- a CDS encoding LysR family transcriptional regulator; the encoded protein is MQQIEAVQRLHLWLETGEGMLLGLGRIQLLELVEELGSLNKAASAMGMSYRAAWGRMKQTETVIGAPLVERSGPKKGFRLTPLGHEIVDQFRTWHKDVEDFALARARELFSWNTSPFVETPSRHGSRG
- a CDS encoding MATE family efflux transporter, producing the protein MRGRDAGAARVAGYGEIWSLAWPQILMMLLNFLIGIVDVYVGGRIDRETQAAIGVLAQAMFFFQVVASAVANGAVAAVSQSDGAGREARADRYVWLCLLLGVVASVLILAFGLASRSLFLSLLQVPESMLPKARYFLTVFLWLLPIQSFFVIANALFRARRLVMVPLYAWGLAAVLNALGDFGFGLGSFGLPNLGYAGVAWSTFLSITAGMLFNFVALVRAGMLRKALFPAWRWVRCASRYLLKVAWPSGLMQIVWHTGYLLLFAITGSLPVGSVDALAGMSAGMRVESILFLPPMAFNFTASILVGNLLGAGRPEEAKRVGYRIFTAGLVSVTLLGLALWPFLPWAAAVLSPEPAVAAQAVAYLRYNVAAIPFTVGGLILIGAMTGAGATFLTMCVTGASIWFVRLPLALYLGHSLLGRAEGVWMSMFASQAVQAMATLGVYQYVNWARYGMGGGKPRK
- a CDS encoding phosphatidylglycerol lysyltransferase domain-containing protein codes for the protein MRDGFEPICLCRREDYLERLARCPQKVSDYSFGNLWGWAEEYGLCWRFGESHVWILQTRPVEVFWAPVGPWLDVDWNACPCLSQGLDFIRVPERLCEVLGDAMPERVSTSDSRDHADYVYNVPELVELRGNKFHKKKNLLSQFLRTYDYEYKALTPDCVEDTLELQRQWFSWRDPEESGALLAENQAIVRVLQNWDRMPGLMGGAIRVDGEMIAYTVAEALTPDMLVIHFEKGRPGFKGVYQAINQMFLADAGEGYALVNREQDLGDEGLRKAKLSYNPSGFLKKCTVRVAPRR
- a CDS encoding response regulator, whose product is MKVLVVDDSKVMRGIIRKMLAQDGAEVFEAADGRQALELLSAHAVDCVISDWNMPRMKGIDLLRCLRGGATHADTPFIMVTAEALAANIAEADAAKVSGYLVKPFTAEDLWRAIREILPGVAGG